In Phyllopteryx taeniolatus isolate TA_2022b chromosome 5, UOR_Ptae_1.2, whole genome shotgun sequence, the DNA window AAAGTGTATgtcagtgtgtatgtgtgtgtgcacacatgtGCACCCATGTAAGCATGGCTACAGCTGGCCTGGTGCTTTTGTTAATCAGAGGTGGCCAGTCTGCATGAATGCTTGTATTGTTGGGTCATGTGTATTCAGAACCACGGCAAGTGTTATTGGGAGTGCTTGATTATATTcatgtgtgtgtacgcgtgcgtgtgtgtgcgtgactcAACTGAGGTGtggtgagcacacacacaccactatATGAGGCTGCATGTCACAGGGTCACTGGGTCAATAACACTAAATTGTGCCACTCAGTGTCATCTGATTTCTGGTTGTGAATAAATAACAGTTATATAAATGTAGTtatctgtgtctgtgtgtctgtgtctttgTACAAACAATCTGTCAGGTGAAATAATTCCTGTGTTGTCTTTTTAGGTCGAAATGAGCTCATAGCCAGATACATCAAACTGCGCACAGGAAAAACGCGGACAAGGAAACAGGTACAAATGAAGGAGTGTGTTTCaatccactttttttaatttttattatataaatcAAATCATTGTCATATTTGTACATGAGCTAATATGCAGATTTTAACAATCAAGGCAATttattggttgttgtttttcatatcCAGTACTGTATTCAGTAATCcttcgtttatcgcgggggttacatttcagaaaatccccaaagtagaaaaaaaatccgTAAAGTACTGACcaattatttgctttatcatttctatacattttaaagtttcGTATTTGCATTTCAGTGGCAATACGTGGTAGTTTAGAGAGGTGAAGCAATGTGTTTGTCCACTTGAAGTTTCCACACCGCGCAAACACTCTACATAAACACATGCCTTTAATAGGTGGGTGTGCTCTACTTGATTGACATGAAAGTCAACCCATGCGGACATGTGAAAGATGGCCGATTTGCTGGCTAAACCATGAGACAATGTGCCTCACAACGACAGTCTCGGCGTTGTAGGCAACGCAAAGCATCATGGTGCTCCCTGCTGTTTCCCAGAATTCATCGCGGTCCTCTATTAACGTAcaggttgtagaaaatcaaatatttacttgcAGTTGTTCCATATTGTTATTAGTGTGCGTTTTAACTGTACTTTACATCGGGCTAGGTtagtatttgtgaatttatttcacgCAACTTTCACTATGGTTTGTGTGTTAAACAGTGCCATTCCTGTCACGTTCATTGTGTTACTTGAGCAACTTACTGACTTACCAAATGTGTGAGTAGAAATTGCTCAGTAGAATTTCATTTCCTACAAAGTAAAAGGGTCTACTGTATTTGTCCTTATGTTAGGAACTGCTGCCACATTACAGTCAAATAACTAGCAATGCTAACTGAACCAAAGATGTGCAAATGAATAATTGCACTACACAGACCaacgaaaaaaaatctgtgatgcgCTGTAACCATCATAAGTGAAATGCGATAtagtgagggattactgtatagaCAGCACTGTATATGAAAACAACTACTACTGCATATTAGGGCTGCATCAtattagaaaaacaacaaaattagtggatcagtgttgggaaagttaattttccACGTGAATTACTTCAAAGTTCAGGtcattgttccaaaaatgaagtagttcagttcgtagttcataattcaaaattttgaacaggcaaaaaaaaaaatcgcaggCCTAAAAACaaaccctcaaaatactggcatttcatttcctcattgttgtcacccattcagtccacaccaggagccagctgcagctttcaccctacagtctaaaaaaaaaaaaaaaaaaacagaggaaaaacactacttttgtccttaatgtgcaaacaaaaacaccgcaacacagtatgacaggaacgatggacACTggtaactttgcattcctcgcagctctggctgacaaTATTAACAGAAATATTCTATTACAAAAGGCGTTCTggttatttatatgtgccctgcgattagctggcgacctgttcagggtttaccccgcttCTCACCTggatatagctgggataggctccagcatgccccccgaccctagtgaggataagcggtatggaagatgaatgaatgaatgaatgaatgatgtacTGAATTACAAAAGAatactcccatttacgcagtgtccctgaacgcacctcacaCACTCACGCAGCCGCCACGCCCATGCAGAgagtagtttcattctgaagagtgaaataggaaatgcagcaggtgtgCATTCTTTCCCATGTCCTCATTCATAGTTGTTATACAAGGAGATAAGTATACAGCACTCTGGGCTGTTCCGTGTGTTGTTGGAAGCGTTAGAATTTACCGTAACATGGGTGCCAATATTGTTaacatgtccaaacaggtccatctcctggtcacttttaatattccAGTTGAGTCACTGTATGTTACAGTACACCCAGTAGCAGGGTCTACTGCGATGTAACCattgcgcacacgtacatcgcAATGACGATACTCAAAACAAAATATCGTCCAGCCCTACTACATTGTATTACTTTAGTCCTTGGCCCAATATTCCCAGGTGTTTTTCTGCTCTCTCATTTGATGCACATAGATGGATCTAGTCTGTTGTCAGGGGActcgtgtatgtgtgtttgcgtCCGTGTGAGTGCTTGGAAAGAGTCCTTTCATAACCATGGTAACCCACTGCTGGTTGTTTCCTCCTCTCTTTCTGTCATCTCCTCTACTctcttctactttttttgtacttgtTTGTATTCTACTGTACTCTATCGTATGCGACAACTCTCACAGGTTTCCAGTCATATCCAGGTCTTAGCCAGAAGAAAATCAAGGGAGTTCCAGTCCAAGATAAAGGTAGGACTCTCCAAAGGTCTTTAACGTGCACAATCAATACAGCGTGTTGCAAATGTTACGGTGCTGGGAATATCTGGTAATAACTTCTGATTAGCGAGGACGCAGTAATACCTTTCAAGACAGCAAGAACCGACCATAAGCAAGGTCTACCCTTtttcaaaccccaattccaatgaagttgggatgttgtgtaaaatgtacattttcaacTGAATGCataacaaagaaaagatatttgatgttcaaactgatgaacgttcttgttttttttgaaaatattctctcattttgaatttaatgtcTAAAACACATTGCTgggaagctgggacaggggaaACAAAAgtctgggaaagttgaggaatgctcaaaaacacctgcttggaacaacaggagaacattttaaatggaaacaggtgagtgtcatgtttgggtacaaaaggagcatccccaaaaggctcagttgttcacaagcaaggatgcgGTGAGGTTCACTACTTTGAGAATAACTGTGGGACCAATTAGTGTCacagtttaagaacatttctcaacgtacaaatgCACAGAATTTAGGGagtccacattttttttgagGAAGTCATGGACGCCGTGTCCACtagcccaaagaggaaaaggaccctCTGTATTTTTATCCGCGCAAAAGTCAAAAGCCATCATCTGCAAAGccagccacattctgcatgtgttacaacagcgtggcttcgtagtaaaagggtGTGAGTGCTAGACTGGCTTGCCAGCAGTCCAAacatgtctcccattgaaaatgtgtggcgcattatgaagcgaaaagtacaacaacagagaccccgaactgttgagcaacttaagttgtacgtcaagcaagaatgggaaagaattccacctttcctcagttcccaaacgcttaatTGAACCTGTTGCAGGTATcatattcaaaatgagtgaatatttgcacacaaaaaaaaaaatattagtttgaacatggaatatcttgtttttgtagtgttcaattgaatacataggttgaaaccaatttgaaaatcattatattctgttgaggtcactgatggtgtagtggtacactcgcctgactttggtgcgggcagcgtgggttcagttctcactcagtaacggtatgaatgtgactgcgaatggttgtcggcatctatgtgccctgtgactgactggtgaccagttcagggtggagtccgccttttgcccgaactcagctgggataggctaccgCGTCCCGCGACccgaaccaggataagcggtgttgattttgttttttcagtaaATTAAAGCCAAATTTAAATGATCCACCTGCagcaaaccaaaaatgccactTCTCTATTCCATCATCATTTTATTGCATGTGCATAAGCATGCAGTCAGCTGTCATCTTGAACTAAAAAGGACTAGTTCACTTAACAATGCACaatatatatttgcaaaataatagccaattaaaagatttattttacctggttaatgtgattttttattttattttatttattttttttgcacctgaACCTCAGTATACAGCATCGGCACAGTAACGTGGTAAACGTCACCTTAATCTTAAAACACAATTGGAAGCTGTCATCTGTGAGGCGTGAACAATGTTGCTTTTCAATATAGTTCATGTAGCACGGAGCTGTTTTCTTCAGAAACGTCTTTGATGTATCCATTATTTACCCACCGGGGGTCGAATAGCTCAATAAATCTTGCCGGCAGGTGTTGCACATCGGCGGTTGTAACCCAATTTTTgcgcaccccaaaaaaataagttcTATATTAATGTTAGAAGAGTAATAATCTTCCAATGTACAATTACAgttgaaaaatgaaacaaactcaaataaaacaaaatttaatctaaattcaaacaaaaaagaaatgatttattttccatAGTCACAGAGACCACAAGTTGCCCCTCATCAATCCCCTAATTATTGAAATAGTACCTTCCTTTCGAGGGGATATTTTGGTTCTATATTGTTTTTATGCAACAACATATTGTAGGACTTGTTGGCCACATGGCTTCGTCTGTTGACACATTTAGGTCCTTTGCTTGCTTGCCACAAAGGCCATATCACCACACCCAAACAGCTTATTGAAAAATGCTGCTGACATCCTCAACATGGGGGATTGGCTACATAGTAAGTCAGATAAATTAGAGAGAGAAAGTTATGCACTGTAATGTTGTAAAAGTAATTACAACTCACCATGACGCCGTTTCTCTTCAATGAGCCggtcccatcttggggtaatctttatttatttatttatttttaactccaAAGTCCTTTCTTTCAATGAAGAAGAAGATTTTTTATGGCTTCATTGCCTCATTTGCGAACCCCTCACGCCAGATTATGCAGAGCGGGTTACGAATGTGTCTATTAGTctagtctatccatccatccattttctgagccgcttctcctcacttgggtcgcgggcgtgctggagcctatcccagctgtcatcgggcaggaggcggggtacaccctgaactggttgccagccaatcgcagggcacataggaacaaacaaccattcgctctcacagtcatgcctacggtcaatttagagtctccaattaatgcatgtttttgggatgtgggaggaaaccggagtgcccggagaaaacccacgcaggcacggggagaacatgcaaactccacacaggtgggtccggggattgaacccgggtcctcagaactgtgaggctgacgctctaaccagtcggccaccgtgccgcgtctATAGTCTATctactatttattattttaccattCCAAAATTATTGTTGTGAAAAAgataattaaaacaacaaaggtaGTGGTGCTCCTAGCCTTTCAAAAGAGGTCTTGCTGTCATTCACCTATGTTGGAACAGCAGATTgtggacacacaaaaacaccgTCAAAATGATAGATCAAATCCCAGGAGCCAGCAAGGCAAAAAAATCAAGAGATGGTGAGTGAGCGTCATAATTGATAATTTCGGAGCTACTTGAATCAAGACTGAACTTGAATTTCTAGCCTACTTAACGAACAGACTTTCGGGGAAGggttattttttattactgtCATGCCGACGAATAATATCTCAATATGTTGTTACTATTAATGCTTGCttttagtttgaatgtgttgatTATTTTGTTGACGGTTCTGTTACATTCTCCTGTTTGTGTTCTCTGCATTGTAGGATCATAATGCCAAGGAGAAAGCGCTCCAGAGCATCTCGTCCATGTCCTCTTCTCAAATCGTCTCAGCCACTGCCATACACAGCAAGCTGCTGCCGGGAATAGTGCGGGCCAACTTTGCCGGCAACACACAGGTAACACGTGCCAACAAGCCATCTACACGCTTGCATAAGTAAAATATTTGATGGGCAGAAAGATGGACACTATTTGAAGTAATACGAACAACAATACTGTCTGTATTTTTCTTCACAGCCTCCCTATGCAATGGTGAATAACACACGAATGTAGTGAGTCCATACACCCCTTGTACAGTGTAATAATAGTGCTTTGTTTCCAGCTGTGGCAGGGGATGATCCCTGGAGGACAGTCCAGTTCTGCCTCAGAAGAGTGAGTCACATTATGCACTCTTTCAAGCTTACTTATTGGTGTTCAATATGAATTGTATCACGGTGTATACAGTACGAGCAGCCTTTAATTAAGCAGTAATCTGTtcccttgcgattggctggcgaccagtttagtgTGTGCCCCGCCCCCTCTCGcgcgaatatagctgggataggctccggcatgcccgcgaccctagtgaggataaagcggtacaggaaatggatggatggatgtgttcccagtctttgtttttgtaatactgtatgtagtagGTGACCCTTAAAATAACAGAACTTTCTTTTTGCTAGTTGtttctttaaagttaaatagGTGATAATGATGGACCAGGCTAGGCATCCATCATGTTGTGTTAACCATTGTTCCACACATAACAatggccagccaatcgtagggcacatatagacaaacaaccattcgcccattcacacctacggacaatttagagtcttcagttaacctaccatgcatgattttggaatgtgggaggaaaccagagtaaccggagaaaatccacgcaggcgcggagagaacatgcaaactccacacaggggaggtcGCGTTTGAActgggcctcagaactgtgaagcaggtgtgctaaccagtcatccacctcTAACAATTCTCAACAATACAAAAGATAAGAAAGAGTTGTAGCAGAAGAAATGGGAGAAGCTCGGATAACTTTTAGCCTACCTACATGGCGGTTACAAACTCTGCTctgaccattttctgagcaaatCGGGGGAGGGGACTCTTAACGCACCCCACACCATGGCATAATCTGTCAGGatagtattttatatttacgtcttttgctttgcatagtagagtttcaagttgcagtgCCGAAcattatttactgacattggttgtctgaagtgttcctgagcccatgtggtgatataaTTTACatgttgatgttggtttttgatgcagtgccgcctgagggatcgaaggtcatgagttggttttcggccttggcgcttacatgcagtgatttgtccagattctctgaacctttcgatgatattatggaccgtagatgatgaaatccctaaattcctcaaactgttcgactattttctcacacacataaagaggtgaacctcgccccatctttgcttgtgaatgactgagcaattcagggaagcttcttttatacccaatcatggcacccacctgttcccatttagcctgttcacctgtgggatgttccaaacaggtgtttgatgagcattccgcaactttctcagtcttttcgccacctgtcccagcttttttggaacgtgttgcagccatcaaattctaagttaatgattatttgctaaaaacaataaagtttatcagtttgaacattaaatatcttgtctttgtagtgtattctattaaatataggttgaacaggatttgaaaatcattgtattctgtttttatttatgtttaacacagcgtcccaacttcattggaattggggttatataaAAAGCACTTCGCTTGCTTGGAATAGACATAATTAACTCAAGTTTTCCTTAAATTTGATATCCTTATCCCTTGAGTTCAAGTggaagtcacatgactgcataATGGTAATCACAATCTAAAATGGGACCTTCGTAGCTTTTAGATCCTCTTGACCTCTTGCGCTTGTGCAAGTGTTCCTCCAAGTCACAGAACACACTGTAATAATCCCTTTCAGTACAATGCAGGTACAATGTGACGGGCCATGCTGTGTCTTGCATCCTTTCAACTTTTTAATACTGTCCTTTCTGTCTGCCTCTTTTTCTCAGCATCAAGCCGTTCTCGCAGCAAGCCTACTCGGTGCAGACAGCAGGGACCACCACAATCACAGGTGAGAGGAACCACACGACAATTATGTATTTTCTCTGAAGTGAACAGGTGGTCCTCCCTCTTGCTCTTTCGGCCACTGCTTCTCTATAGAATAGTTTTTGATTGGCCCGGTCAGCATGAGGCTTGCCTTGTGGGAAGGGCCTGAGTAGAACAAAGTGGGTCAATCTACCTCCTTAGGTTATTTATAGTGATTAATTTAGGTTTATAAAATATGCCAGGAATCATCTTGTTTTATGTTATTCTAGTTTAGACAGTCAAAAGATACCACTATCATTAAGAACAGGATTTAGGTTGGGCTTGATTGGTATAGTGCGAGTTCCAGCCAgttgtatatacttgtatataaataaatagctGAATACCTCGAATATGTGTGTtttatgtatattatttatGTGAGATTCAAGATCGAACACAACAGTGATGTCTGGTGAGGCTCATGTATAGACTATATGAACATTCTTTTCACACATTTCTAATTCATCCCACAGACAGCCAGCCTGAGCAAACAGGTGTACAAATTGCAgagtggaaataaataaaacaatgacactgATTCAGAGATGCATGAATCTTAAATGTGACACTCTTATCACAGTGGAAGTCAGGTTTTGGTTTTGGGATATTTCAGCATAACGTGAAGAATTGCAGAACAGTTTAACATGGAaagagtggatttttttttcgtctaaaaatttaatttttaagatgAGATAAATCAATCCGGGGTTCATAACTTAGCACCTCCACTACTATGTCGTAATTATAGAAACAATCAGTACTATACATACTCTACAATAATGTTTGAGGACTGTTCCCTCGCTTTGTTTGTTTACCACTGTCATGTATTGTGGTAAGTTTTgtaataaaacacaattttacgATGACGCTGCttaagtgtgtgcgcgcgcatgcgtGTTGCTCAGGTTATGAGCGTCCTGCAGCGGAGTCGCACAGAGAGCCGGCGTGGCAGGGTCGTTCGATTGGCACCACTAAACTGAGACTGGTGGAGTTCTCGTCGTTCCTGGAAACCCAACGAGAGCAAGAAGCTGTCAGTATTACAcaaacgtacacacacacgcacacacttagaTGACAGATAGCTGTGTTAGCTTCCATTGTGTCTCCACGTATGACTAACCTTGTTATAGCTCTGTCTCTTCAGTCTGTCTGTCATGCTGTCACACTGTGGATCCAATGCCATTTTTCTGCCTCGCGCACACAGACAGCCGACATTCATCttgttgattttgtttatttacttcTTTACTGCACGCTATATTTCACCTGGCAACAGGCAGAAACATTATTGAATACTTTAAGGCAGTGGTGTCGGGCCACATTGGAGTtacagagggctgttatgactgggagaccatttaaatgtttgatcgcctcatcatattatcacatttacacaacaaattgataatTCCTTTTGAaagcagaagtcaaggataatcgTTTGTTCAATTGGTGTTCAAGTTGCTGTGAAAAAACGGGgttgtaaattgtttttttacaaaatctCAAAGATATTATTTACTGCATATGTCTAGTTGAAATTTTGCCAAAGATTCGAGcgagaatcatggaagttgacacacatgatttgattTCGCAGACTACATAAAATGATTTGGTGGGCCGTATTTGCCTCCCGGTCATTGAGTTAGACACCTACGCTTCAAAGGACTCATGTAAACCCacgttgatatatatatatattaattaactACTAAAGCTTACATAGTTAAGATTACTTTTGATAATATGTGTGATTAATTAGCAGCTATCGTTGTAAAAgtatgaagtcatttaattcacCTAAATTCTTGAGCTGCTTTAGAGCTCAAGTAATATAAATTACAAGACTTGAGCAAACATGCACTGATTAGGTCACCATAAGTTGAGACCAACCAACACATCAGGTGTTAATGACCCTGTCTTGTTGCGTCATTGGACATAAATGAAGCTATTCAACAGCATGTATTCAAATGCTCTCCTTACTGTATCTATTTAAAACCCAGGATATAATACATcgatcttttttatttatttttttttttttcatcattaataTGTTCTTAATTTGATAAATGGCGTCATATGAATCAATATTCCAACGTTTGGGTCCTAGATTTACTATGCGCATTGTCTAAATGAATgcagatgtcattttttttgcttaatgGTGTGGTTTTATTGCGTTTTGCAGACATTAAATTTTGACCTTGAAATGTCTCACCGAGTTAAGTGTTCAAGGAAGAAAAAGGCTGAATTCTCTCAACCTTGATGCCATAATTAACAAACTGGGTTGTAAATGTTCTTAATGGGTCTGTCTACGTCTAATTCATCCATTGCGCTCCCCTCCTCAGTACAACAAGCACCTGTTTGTGCACATCAATCAGAGCAATCCGAGCTACAGCGACCCCCTGCTGGAGTGTGTGGACATCAGGCAGATCTACGACAAGTTCCCAGAGAAGAAGGGGGGCCTTAAGGAGCTGTTTGCCAAGGGCCCTCAAAACGCTTTCTATCTCATCAAGTTTTGGGTGAGCGCATAACTGATTTCGACTTCACGCACCcacacatttgtctttttctctcttcccaactcaacaaattcAAGCTTCAGATCGGCTTTGAAATCGTCCAAAATCATACGTCAACCAGTAGTTTTCCATCGGGGCGTTTCCTTGTGCTGACAGGTGTGAGGGTGTGTGCATGCTCTATATGTGTGATGTCTTTCCACCTGGGATATGGAAGTGGCAGAGTGATGAACACACACCGGCTTTGTTTGAACACCTGCTCTCTCCAGACTCCTACGTTGCTCCATCTCCACTTAGGAATACATCTGACTTTAAAGCATCCCTGGCACCC includes these proteins:
- the LOC133477769 gene encoding transcriptional enhancer factor TEF-1-like isoform X1 — translated: MERSSWSGSESPGDDIDRLSDSGGDKTMDGDPEGVWSPDIEQSFQEALAIYPPCGRRKIILSDEGKMYGRNELIARYIKLRTGKTRTRKQVSSHIQVLARRKSREFQSKIKDHNAKEKALQSISSMSSSQIVSATAIHSKLLPGIVRANFAGNTQPPYAMLWQGMIPGGQSSSASEDIKPFSQQAYSVQTAGTTTITGYERPAAESHREPAWQGRSIGTTKLRLVEFSSFLETQREQEAYNKHLFVHINQSNPSYSDPLLECVDIRQIYDKFPEKKGGLKELFAKGPQNAFYLIKFWADLNYNVQEDPAAFYGVTSQYESSENMTITCSTKVCSFGKQVVEKVETEYARFENGRFVYRISRSPMCEYMINFIHKLKHLPEKYMMNSVLENFTILLVVSNRDTQETLLCMACVFEVSNNEHGAQHHIYRLIKE
- the LOC133477769 gene encoding transcriptional enhancer factor TEF-1-like isoform X2, translated to MERSSWSGSESPGDDIDRLSDSGGDKTMDGDPEGVWSPDIEQSFQEALAIYPPCGRRKIILSDEGKMYGRNELIARYIKLRTGKTRTRKQVSSHIQVLARRKSREFQSKIKDHNAKEKALQSISSMSSSQIVSATAIHSKLLPGIVRANFAGNTQLWQGMIPGGQSSSASEDIKPFSQQAYSVQTAGTTTITGYERPAAESHREPAWQGRSIGTTKLRLVEFSSFLETQREQEAYNKHLFVHINQSNPSYSDPLLECVDIRQIYDKFPEKKGGLKELFAKGPQNAFYLIKFWADLNYNVQEDPAAFYGVTSQYESSENMTITCSTKVCSFGKQVVEKVETEYARFENGRFVYRISRSPMCEYMINFIHKLKHLPEKYMMNSVLENFTILLVVSNRDTQETLLCMACVFEVSNNEHGAQHHIYRLIKE
- the LOC133477769 gene encoding transcriptional enhancer factor TEF-1-like isoform X3 yields the protein MIKPLHTTCSTTGTVSEQLLCIVNRISHSHLSGRNELIARYIKLRTGKTRTRKQVSSHIQVLARRKSREFQSKIKDHNAKEKALQSISSMSSSQIVSATAIHSKLLPGIVRANFAGNTQPPYAMLWQGMIPGGQSSSASEDIKPFSQQAYSVQTAGTTTITGYERPAAESHREPAWQGRSIGTTKLRLVEFSSFLETQREQEAYNKHLFVHINQSNPSYSDPLLECVDIRQIYDKFPEKKGGLKELFAKGPQNAFYLIKFWADLNYNVQEDPAAFYGVTSQYESSENMTITCSTKVCSFGKQVVEKVETEYARFENGRFVYRISRSPMCEYMINFIHKLKHLPEKYMMNSVLENFTILLVVSNRDTQETLLCMACVFEVSNNEHGAQHHIYRLIKE